In a single window of the Porites lutea chromosome 14, jaPorLute2.1, whole genome shotgun sequence genome:
- the LOC140924532 gene encoding E3 ubiquitin-protein ligase TRIM45-like: MDLTTLFHNLREEVSCSVCSDLFTDPKQLSCLHSFCLKCVKQWYETCGGGDAIKCPKCQTLSRIPASGDLKDLPTSFYLNGFIDVLAIKECKNTQLTCGNCDKKSSEASYCFQCCIFYCEECLMFHSKMRDKTGHRALAVKEFQDKDFEDVLKRPVFCSRQGHQKEELKYYCKECETALCQTCVILDHGGHVLKLIDEEAEAKRLEMKAVIETQRQNLEAKMNILTHLDEDCAKMIQQGDIIKRDVQRFADNLIKTIQAKVQNIITTVENRTKESIESLTAKRNEIQKQISVIESSLKEADKLFRRSTNAEVVQLKKTLQTVFEGVDQGEVIAHDTGNAEALVFIKNQKMHDVLKEEEIGSVEKPYRTKSRESVTEGEGLIEGIVARKARFNLTTRNAERKQWYDESDSVRVEFKDEQGQVCVTEVKVEDMKDGTYNVSFYPRVQGTFKLYVKVNEEHIRGSPFTMSVKPFHVKPVLCFGEEGNDDGMFWYSRGVAVTDKDEIVVADEYNHRVQVFDTNGTFLRSFGHRGENAGEFNCPDGLAIDKDGNIFVADRENHRVRIFSWEETYLGSFGGNGSLDNQLSNPRGLSLDSTGNIIVADAGNKLIKIFTPDGRFVMKIGGQGSFSNPVHCVQCGEYFMVSDHDKHCIKVFNREGHFQYKFGMQGQGDGEFNRPNYLLVNELLHLFVCDRDNNRVQVFELNGKFIGKFGTKGSKLGEFNEPLSVALLSNGRIVVTDECNHRIQIFE; the protein is encoded by the coding sequence ATGGATCTCACAACTCTATTTCACAACCTTCGCGAAGAAGTGTCTTGTTCGGTGTGTTCGGACTTATTCACAGATCCTAAACAACTCTCCTGTCTGCACAGTTTTTGCTTGAAATGTGTAAAACAGTGGTACGAGACGTGCGGCGGTGGAGACGCCATTAAATGCCCGAAATGCCAAACGCTAAGCAGAATACCAGCAAGCGGTGATCTTAAAGATCTTCCAACAAGCTTTTATTTGAACGGCTTTATCGATGTTCTTGCCATCAAAGAATGTAAGAACACACAACTAACATGCGGAAACTGTGACAAGAAGAGCTCGGAAGCGTCGTATTGTTTCCAGTGTTGCATATTTTACTGCGAAGAATGCTTAATGTTTCATAGTAAAATGCGAGACAAAACGGGACATCGCGCTTTGGCGGTAAAAGAATTCCAAGATAAGGACTTCGAAGATGTATTGAAGCGACCAGTATTTTGTTCAAGACAAGGACATCAGAAAGAAGAGCTTAAATACTACTGCAAAGAATGCGAGACGGCTCTTTGCCAAACTTGCGTCATTTTGGATCACGGAGGTCATGTTTTGAAATTGATCGATGAAGAAGCCGAAGCCAAAAGACTCGAGATGAAAGCTGTAATCGAAACGCAGAGACAAAATTTAGAAGCAAAAATGAACATACTGACTCATCTTGATGAAGACTGTGCTAAAATGATTCAACAAGGCGACATCATAAAAAGAGATGTTCAAAGGTTTGCTGATAACTTGATCAAAACAATTCAAGCGAAAGTGCAAAATATAATCACTACAGTGGAAAACCGAACTAAGGAGTCCATTGAAAGTCTGACAGCAAAAAGGAACGAGATTCAGAAACAAATTAGTGTTATTGAATCATCGTTGAAAGAAGCTGATAAACTCTTTCGGAGAAGTACCAATGCTGAAGTTGTTCAgctaaaaaaaacactgcaaacagTTTTTGAGGGGGTCGATCAGGGAGAGGTTATTGCTCATGACACTGGGAATGCAGAAGCTTTAGTTTTcattaaaaatcaaaaaatgCATGATGTTTtaaaggaagaagaaattggATCCGTAGAAAAACCCTATCGGACAAAATCACGCGAATCTGTGACTGAAGGCGAAGGACTGATTGAAGGAATTGTTGCTCGCAAAGCTCGATTCAATTTGACCACAAGAAACGCAGAGAGAAAGCAGTGGTATGATGAGAGCGACAGTGTAAGGGTAGAGTTCAAGGACGAGCAAGGACAAGTATGCGTGACGGAAGTGAAAGTAGAGGACATGAAAGATGGTACCTACAATGTTAGTTTTTATCCCAGAGTTCAAGGAACATTCAAATTGTACGTTAAAGTAAACGAGGAACATATTCGTGGAAGCCCTTTTACAATGAGCGTAAAACCATTTCATGTAAAACCTGTTCTATGTTTTGGAGAGGAAGGCAACGACGATGGAATGTTTTGGTATTCTCGAGGTGTGGCAGTGACTGACAAAGACGAAATCGTAGTAGCTGACGAGTACAATCACCGGGTTCAAGTGTTCGACACTAATGGTACTTTCTTAAGATCCTTTGGTCACCGAGGTGAAAATGCTGGAGAGTTCAACTGCCCTGATGGACTAGCCATTGACAAGGATGGAAACATTTTCGTAGCCGATCGTGAAAACCACAGAGTACGAATCTTTAGCTGGGAGGAGACGTATCTGGGTTCATTTGGCGGCAATGGAAGCCTTGATAATCAGCTCTCTAATCCTCGGGGTTTATCCTTAGATAGTACTGGTAATATTATTGTTGCTGATGCAGGTAACAAACTGATTAAGATCTTTACCCCGGATGGTAGGTTTGTAATGAAGATAGGTGGACAGGGGTCTTTTAGTAATCCTGTTCACTGTGTTCAGTGTGGTGAATATTTCATGGTGTCAGACCACGATAAACACTGTATCAAAGTATTTAACAGGGAGGGGCATTTTCAGTACAAATTTGGTATGCAGGGGCAAGGGGATGGGGAATTTAATAGGCCTAATTATTTGTTAGTGAATGAGTTACTGCATCTGTTTGTCTGTGATCGTGATAATAATAGAGTTCAAGTCTTTGAACTTAACGGAAAATTCATCGGAAAGTTTGGAACAAAAGGCAGTAAGTTAGGAGAATTTAATGAACCCTTGTCAGTGGCATTGCTTAGTAATGGCCGAATTGTTGTGACTGATGAATGTAATCATCGAATACAAATATTTGAATGA